Part of the Paenibacillus terrae HPL-003 genome is shown below.
AACAAGCGTGCCTGCTGGCGTCCTTCCTTATTCAACGGAATATCACTGTGGCCCTGGATTTTACCCACCGCATTCCAATCCGTTAGTCCATGTCTGATCAAGCCAATAAGCATCGTGTTGTTTCCTCCGCTATTTTGTTATTCAGGCATTATTATGAATCCGTATTGGAGCCCGGCTGTGCTGCTAATTTCTAACCCGTCTCGCACGATGAATCCAGCCCAGAGAAAATAAGGCAAGCGCAAGTGCCAACACAGACAGCAACATCCAATATTGCGGGTAAGTAGGAACAATGCTTGCAACCAGCGGGTCCATAATGCCACTATTCACATCTTTAATGTGGTATTGATATTGTGGAGATGTACTTGTAGTTTTCAGCAAGCCTGTCGGTAAAATACCCGTATCCATAACAGGTGCCGCTTGAGGAGGATTTTCTTGAGAGGAGCTTCCATTCCAGTTCAAAAACAAAAAGCTACACAAAAACACCGCCAAAAAGCCGGCGATCCATACGGACATATACTTACGGGATGCCGGGTTCACACGCGCACGCCGATGCTCGCCGGGAACAAGCCACGGTGACTCTTCATAAATCCGGTCCATGACCCTGCGATTCATTGCTTCCGCCTGCTCATCTGTTATCTCAAAGGAAATATCGCGAATAGCGGATCGACTTTCTTTTGACAAATTCCACTCATTTTCTTCCGAACCATGCTCCCATCCGGCAGACGAGCTTTTGGCCCGTCTGCGCTCCGAGTCTTGTTTCGATACATTTTTACCTGTAGCGAACAAATCCTCAGCGTCCCTGGATTTCATTGGCTGCTCATCCCTTCGTTTTCCTCATAGAGAGGCTCAAAAAAATAAGGCTCCAACTGCGTCTTCACACTGGTTCTGGCCCGGAAAAGCAACGATTTCACCGCACTGACCGTCTGCCCCAAAATCGTAGCAATTTCCTGATAGTCCAATTGCTCGTATTCACGCAAAATCAACGCAGACCGCTGCTTCTCTGGCAATCTGTTGATCGCTTCACGAACCATCTCTACCTTCTCGCCGCGAAGGACGGCCTGCTCTGGAATCACATCCAATGGAGCAACCGGCACATAACCGCTCTCCTCCAATGGAACCTGACCGCTACGATGCTTGCGAAGCTCGCTCAGCACCGTATTACGTGCAATCGTATATAACCATGTGGAGAACGATGCATCTACCTCGCGAAAAGAGTGCAGGCTCCGGTACGCTTTATAAAACGTCTCCGAGCATAAGTCCTCAGCAATCATTTCCAGGTTCGAACTTTTCAGCATATGATAAACAAAAGCTAAAATTTTACGTTGGTGCCGCCTCATTAATTCTGAATAAACCTCAACATTACCTTGTTTGATTTCCTGAATCATCTGGGAATCTGTCATCATCCGAGTGAGACCCTCCTCGCCCATACATGTGCTGTTCTCCCATCCGATTCTGTCTATATATACCGAACAGGCCAAAAAAAGTTGCGCAGAGTGCGCAAATGGATGAAACAGCATCATGGAACATTTGTTTTTTTTCTTACCCTATGTAGTGCCAACAATAACGGTGCTATCCCCAACATTTCTCAACATCCAAAATGGACTTACCCATTGTACCACAAAATAGTCGTCAGTAAAAAAGTCCAAAATCCCCATGATTTCCATCACAGGCTACGTAACGCTAGCAACTGTTTCCGATATACGGCATTTCCGACCTATTTTAAGTTTTTCAAGATAAAGTGACCTAACCATGAAACTGTCCTTTTTGAATACGCAGGTTAGAATAATCACCCAAAAAGAAAACGCTTTAAAAAATCATTGACAAAATGAAAACGTATACATATAATAAAAGTACAGTATGGTTTCTCTCCACTCCTATCCTACTCAGCTACTCCACAAGAGCAGCTACCACCCGGGGCTTTACCCGGGTGGTCTTTTTTTGAAGCCTCATATAAAAGGCTGAACTGAAAAGTTACATAAGGTGCCACTGCGCAGTCGGGTGGTGCTTCCCATCGCTGTATCCAGCACCATTCCGCCTACTCCATTTTTTATGTGAATTTTTCGAGTTTAGCTTATATTACAAAGAAAATGAACTGCCCCCACCTATACCACCTTGACTAAATCACAGTCCATAAAGAACAAAAAACGGGCGAAAGAAATCCCCGCCCGCCTGCTGTTAGTTTTATTTCTGACTACTACTTCACTCCCAGAAAGTGTGTTGCTTTTAAGGCGGTCAGTAGCGCAGCGGTCCATTTGAATCTGGAGAAGCAGAGCGTTCGCCTTTGCCGCCGGATTTTCCCATTAAAGCATCTGATCAAAAAAAAATCCGGCGGCAACAGCGATCGTAAGATCAAATGGATCGCGAAGCGACCTCCTTAGCAGACACCTACTTTCCCCAACCTTCACACCACC
Proteins encoded:
- a CDS encoding RNA polymerase sigma factor, producing the protein MMTDSQMIQEIKQGNVEVYSELMRRHQRKILAFVYHMLKSSNLEMIAEDLCSETFYKAYRSLHSFREVDASFSTWLYTIARNTVLSELRKHRSGQVPLEESGYVPVAPLDVIPEQAVLRGEKVEMVREAINRLPEKQRSALILREYEQLDYQEIATILGQTVSAVKSLLFRARTSVKTQLEPYFFEPLYEENEGMSSQ